Genomic segment of Mycolicibacterium sarraceniae:
GGCGATCAGTAGCGTCGACACCCCCAGCTCGCCGGCCGCCCGCACCGCCTTGGCGGTCAACACATCGGCGACGGCCTCCTGGAACCCGGCGGCGACGTCGGCGGTCGGTGCGTCGGGGTGGCTTTCGACGTAGCGGGCGACAGCGGTTTTGAGGCCGCTGAACGAGAACGCGAAGGGCTCATCGCGCGGGCCGGTCATGCCGCGCGGGAAGACGATCGTGCCGGGATCGCCGGTGCGGGCGAGCTCATCGAGCGGTCGTCCGCCCGGATAGCCCAGGCCTAGCAGCCGGGCCACCTTGTCGTAGGCCTCCCCTGCCGCGTCGTCGACGGTGCTGCCGAGTTCGACGATCGGCTCACCGAGGGAGCGCACGTGCAGCAGGTGGGTGTGCCCGCCCGACACCAGTAGGCCAACACATTCCGGTAGCGGACCGTGGTCGTAGACATCGGCGGCCAGATGCCCACCGAGGTGGTTGACGGCATAGAACGGCACCCCCCACGCCGCGGCGTAGGCCTTGGCGGCGGCCACACCGACCAGCAGGGCCCCGGCCAAACCGGGTCCGATGGTGGCCGCGACGACGTCGGGCTTGCCGATGCCGGCGGTCTGCAGCGCCCGGCGCATGGTCGGCCCGAGCGCTTCCAGATGCGCGCGCGAGGCGATCTCGGGGACCACCCCGCCGAACCGGGCGTGTTCGTCGACGCTGGAGGCCACCTCGTCGGCCAGCAGTGTGATCGTGCCGTCCTCGTCGAGCCGGGCAATGCCGACTCCGGTTTCGTCACAGGAGCTTTCGATGGCCAGAATGATCATGCCGGGTCCCGTCGCATGGTGTAGGCATCAGCGCCGCTGACCCGGTAGTAGCGCTTACGCACGCCGACGCATCTGAAGCCGAGACTGGTGTACAGCGCGATCGCCGGCTCGTTGTCGGTGCGGACTTCGAGGTATACCAGCGACTCCGGGCCCACCGCGCCGAGCAGATCGATCATCATCTGCCGCCCGATGCCGTGTCCCTGATATGCGGGATCGACACCGATGGTGTGGATTTCGTACTCGAACGGTTCGGCTCGGCCCAGCCGGGAGATGCCGGCGTAACCGACGAGCTTGTCGTCAACCCGCGCGGCGACATAGCGGTTGTGCGGGGCGGCCAGCTCACGGATGAACGCGAGTTCCGGCCACGGGTCGTCGCCGTCGAACAGCTGGTTCTCCAGCTCCTCGCAGCGCGCGGCGTCGCCCTTGGCCAGCGGGCCGTACAGGACGTTCACCGCAGCACCCCGCGTTCGGCCAGGGTCTTGGCGTCTGGGCGGCGCAGATACAGCGGCACCAGCGGGGCGGGCTCGCCCGTCCAATCGGTCACGGCGGCAACCAAACCCGTCGCCGTCGGGTAGGCCGGGCCAACGACAGGCAGCGCGAACAAACCGGCGTGCTCAGGCGATCCCGCCACGGCTTCGGCATCACCGACCGGCACATCAGTGGGTGCGGCCACGTCGGGGCCGTCGATGCGCTGCCCATCGCGATACCGCGCCCAGTACATCTCGCGCCGGCGAGCATCAGTGACCACCAGCACCTCGCCGGTAGTCTCGATGCCGACGGCGTCCAGGCTGCACACGCCGCGCACAGGCAGGTTCAGGGCGTGTCCGTAGGCGGCGGCGGTGGCCATCCCGACGCGCAGACCGGTGAACGGACCTGGGCCGCAACCGATGACGACGGCGTCCAGGTCGGACATCGTCATCCCCGCGTCCGCCACGGCCGCAACCACATTGGGGGTTAGCGTCTCAGCGTGAGCGCGCGCGTCGAGGGTGATGCGCTCGCCGGCGACGACAAGACCCTCACCACGGATCACCACCGCGGCGGTGACGGCTGGAGTGGCGGTGTCGATGACAAGAACGTTGCGGATCATTCGTGATTCCATTGCCAGGTCACCGTGCGCACCTCACCGTCGGCGCCGCGCGCCAGCGTGATGTCGAGATGATTCGCGGAAAGTCGCTCGGCCAGTCCTTCGCCCCACTCGACTACGACGACGGAGTCATCGAGATCGGCGTCCAGATCCAGAGAATCCAGTTCGGCCAGTAGATCGGCACCGATGTGCTCGAGCAAGCGGTAGACATCGACATGCACCAGTTCGGGTTGTCCGGCCCGTCGTGCTCGATACACCCGGGCCAGGACGAACGTCGGCGAGGTCACCGGCCCCTCGACATCCATGCCGAGCGCAATCCCCTTGGTGAAAGCGGTCTTTCCCGCCCCCAGAGGCCCGGATAGCACCACCACATCGCCGGCGCGGAGCTGCCGGCCGAGCTGTTCGCCCAGTGCGATGGTGTCCTCGACGGTGGGCAGCTCTGCCGTACCGCTGTCCGCCTGCGTCCTATCCACGGGCGCGGTCCTTGAGCCGGCGGGACAAGGCGATCAGTCTCGACGGTGTGGCGCGCTCGACCAACTCAACCAGCGCGTCATTGATCAGCTCGGGCTGCTCGAGCTGTACCAGATGCCCTGCGCCGCCGACGATCAGCAGATCGCTATCAGGCAACGCATCGGCCATCTCTTCGGAGTACACGACCGGGGTGAGCACATCGTGGTCGCCGCAGGCGATCAACGTGGGGATCCTGGCCAACACAGGCAGCGCCGCGCTCTCGTCGTGAACTTCCAGGGCATGCAGGAATTCGACCAGGGTCGCGATCGGAGTGTCGTGAATCATCTCCTCAGAGAAAGCCACAACGCGCGGGCTCATGTGATCGTCACCGTAGGAGGCGGCGCGCAGGATCGGGCGAACCACAGACCGGGCCGCGCCGCGGGTCCGGTGCACGAACTTGGGCGCATAACGCGCGGCGAAGCGCACCGCCTCCAGCGCGGGGTTCTGCAGGATCTCGCCCAATGGCGAGCGGGATAGTCCCTCCGACGCCGAGGAGATGAGCGCAGCCCCGACGATGCGGCTGCCGTACTGCTTGGGGAACTGGCGGGCATGCGAGAGCACCGTCATACCGCCCATCGAATGCCCGACGAGCACGATCGGTCCGCGCGGAACCATCACTTGCAGAATGGTTTCCAGATCCTGACCGAGCTGGGTCACGGTGTACGTCTCGACCGGCGCGGGACTGGACTGGCCGTGACCACGCTGGTCGTAGAACACCATCCGGACCTGATCACCCCAGCGGGCGGCCAGGGCCGCACGCTGGAAGTGAAACGATCCCATCTGCAGGCAGAACCCGTGGGCGAACACCACAGTCAGCGGCGCGGTGGTCGGACCGACTTCACGCACCACCAGCGGGATACCGTCCGGCGTGGTGACGACACATCCCCGGTCAGCATTTAGGAGCCCGAAATCCTCACGCTGATAGAGATCTTCGGCCGCCGAGCGGTGCCCGAGGGCGCGGGCCGCTGACACCCCGGCCACCGTGCCGACTGCGCTCAACCCGGCCATCCCGGCCAGCAGCCCGGCCTTCTTGCCGGCACCCAGACCGGGGTGATCGGCCTTGTGGGCCAGCCGCTCGGCACTCTTGGCCGCGCGGCGCGCCAACCGGTCATCGATCCCGCGCTTGGAGTTCGCCTCGTCGTCAGTGCCCACCGGTGTCGGCCTCTCGATACGTGCGCACCACCCGTCCGCGTGGGCTGGTGACCACCTCGTAGTGAATGGTACCGAGCAGATCCGCCCAGTCCTGGGCCATCGGCTCGCCGGATGTTCCCGGCCCGAACAGGATTGCCTCATCGCCCTCGGCCACGTCAGGCGCACCGGGGCCGAGATCGACGACGAACTGGTCCATGCAGACCCGGCCGACGCTCGGTCTCCGCCGACCGTTGATCAGCACATCGATCCGGCCGCCGAGCGGGCGGTACAGCCCGTCAGCGTAGCCGATCGGGAGCAGCGCCAGAGTGGTGTCTCGCTGCGCGATCCAGGTGTGCCCATACGACACTCCGGCACCGGCCTTGACCGGTTTGACCATCGTGACAGCGCATTTCAGCGTCATCGCCGGGCGCAATCCCATGTCGCCGTGTTCGGGGATCGGGCTCAGTCCGTAGACCGCGATACCGGGGCGAACCATGTCGAAACCCAGGTCCGGTCGCGTCATCGCCGACGGCGAGTTCGACAGATGGGCAACCTCGAATTCGATTCCACGCCTACGCGCTTCAGTGATCGCATCGGTGAAACGTTGCGCCTGGATGTCGTTGAGTGGATCATCGGGGGCGTCACCGTTGGCCAGATGCGACATGATGCCGCGCAGCCGGATCGCGTCGGCGGCAGCGGCGCGCTGCAGTTCGGTCAGGACTGTCGGGTAGTCGGCGATGCTGACACCGTTGCGGTTCAGTCCGGTGTCCACCTTGACGGTGACGTCGGCGGTGCGTCCCGTGCGCGCGACCGCGTCAAGCAGTTCGGCGACCTGACGCGCCGAGGACACCGCGACCTCGACATCGGCGGCCAGGGCTGGGGCGAAATCGGTGCCGGGTGGATGCAGCCAGGCCAGCACCGGCGCGGTGATGCCGCCGGTGCGCAGCGCCACCGCCTCATCGATGGTCGCGACACCGAGCGCCGCCGCCCCGGCGGCGACCGCGGTCCGACCGGCCTGTACTGCGCCGTGGCCGTAGCCGTCGGCCTTGACAACCGCCATCACCTGGGCGGACCCCGCGTGCTCACGCAAAGTGCGCACGTTGTGGGCGATCGCCCCGAGATCGATGAGCGCTTCAGCGCCTGGACCGGAAACCTGGGTGTGCGTCGACGGGGTCAACGAAGTCGTGTGCATGTTCATGTCACCGCCGCCAATTGTCCCAGAAGCTGACCCAGAAGCTCGCATAGGGCACTGACCTGTTATTTCGTGGCCACCGCGGGCGGTAAAGTCGTCGGAATGCGGGTGCTGTCGATGGACGACGCCGTTCTGGCTCAACGGCCGGACCTCGGCGGCCCATCCGAACATCCCGCCCATTCCCGGATTGCTGTCTGGCTGGAGAAACTCATCGTCACCGGCCGGTTGACGCCGGGCGACAAGCTGCCCTGCGAGGTCGAGATCGCCGGTGCGCTGGGCGTGAGCCGGATGACGCTGCGGCAAGCGCTGGCGGCCATCGAAGCCAAGGGGCTGATCCGGCGCAGCCGGGGGCGGTTTGGGGGCAATTTCGTCGAGACGCCGCGCCTGGAGTTCGACCACACTGGGATGCCGGGTTTCACCGAGCAGCTGCGCAGGCTGGACATGTCCGCCGGCGCGCGGGTGATCCGGGCTACCACCCGACTCGCGCCTGCCGTGGTGCGCCAGGCATTGCAGCTCACAAGCGGCGCGTACGTGCACGAGATCATCCGCATCCGGTCTGCCAACAACACGCCCGTACTGCTGGAAGAGACCTACCTGCCGACCGCCCGGTTTCCCCGCCTGCTCTCCGCCGACCTCACCGGCTCGGTGTACGCGCTGATGGCCGACCACTTCGACACCCCGTTGCTCTCGGCTGACGAGCACATCGAGGCCACCCCGGCATCCGAGTCGTCGGCCGGGCTGCTCGGCGTGGCCGTCGGCGACCCCCTCTTGCTGGTCACGCGAACCGCATACGACCGCAACAATGTCCCGGTGGAGTTCTCCCACGACTACTTCCGCTCCGATCGCACCCGCATCCGGGTGCGCTCGCGCGTCGACGGCGGGCCTGACGCCCAAGTGGAAACCTCGCCGGCGTCCTAAAGGTCGGACAGCACGTGTTCGACGACGTCCGCCGACAACCTAGGGATCAACGCCGGCGCCGCCGCCAGCAGCTCGTCACTGGGCGCGGTGCCCACGGCGATGCACCGCATACCGGCTGCCAGAGCGCCCCGAATCCCGGGCACTGAATCTTCGAATACCACGATATCGGTTGGTGCACAATTCAGTTGGGCGGCACCGGCGAGGAAGCCTTCCGGATCTGGTTTGCCGCGAGTGACATCCTCTTCGGCGACGACGATGCGGATCAGGTCACCGACCGGGCTGCTTTCCAGCACGGCACGGACATCGTCACGTTGGGCGCCGGTGACGATGGCCAGCGGCACCCCATGCTCGGCCAGCAGCTGCACCAGGTGCACGGTGTCGGGCTGGATCGGGTTGTCGTCGGCGACCAGTTCGCGGTAGCGCCGTTTGCGCACGGCAAGCAGCGCGTCGACGTCGCGATCGTGGTGGCCGGTGATCTGCAGCGCCCTCTCGACGATCTCGCGGTCGCTGTGGCCCAGTAGCTGGCTGTCGTAGTCCTGCTGGGCCATCGCCCAGCCCAGGTGCTCGTCGAACAGCTCGCCGAAGATGCGGAACAGGATCGGCTCGTCATCGGACAGGGTCCCGTTGAAGTCGAAGATCACCGCAGGGCGCCGGGCGCGAGCCCAGGCCGATATCACCTCACGGGCAAGCGTTGGCATCGACACAAGCCAATAGTCTAGTCTTTTAGACGCGATGCCCTTTCCGGCGGAGGATATTGGTATGCCGTTCCTGTCTGATCCGGAACTGGATGCATTGCTGGACCAACTCCCGGTACTGGCCGGACAACCACGCCAGCTGGAGGAACTCTCCGGCGGCCTGACCAACCGAAACATCAAGGTCACCACGCCCAGGGCGATCTACGTCGCGCGGTGCAGTGTCAACAGCACCGGACTCCTCGGCATCGACCGCGACAACGAGTACGTCAACAGCAGGGCCGCCGAGCAGGCCGGTGTCGGCGCGCCGGTGATCGACTACCGCCCCGATCTGGGCGTTCTCCTGGTGGGCTTCCTCGAAGGCACCACATTGACCAACGCCGATATGCAACGCCCCGATGTGCTGGCACGGGTAGCCGCCGGTTGTCGGGCACTGCATGCCGGCCCACGCTTCCGCGACCGGTTCAATATGTTCGAGCGCCAGCCCGCCTATCTGAAGGTGGTGCAGGAGCGCGGCTTCCGGATACCGACCGACTACCTGTACTACAC
This window contains:
- the tsaD gene encoding tRNA (adenosine(37)-N6)-threonylcarbamoyltransferase complex transferase subunit TsaD, with the protein product MIILAIESSCDETGVGIARLDEDGTITLLADEVASSVDEHARFGGVVPEIASRAHLEALGPTMRRALQTAGIGKPDVVAATIGPGLAGALLVGVAAAKAYAAAWGVPFYAVNHLGGHLAADVYDHGPLPECVGLLVSGGHTHLLHVRSLGEPIVELGSTVDDAAGEAYDKVARLLGLGYPGGRPLDELARTGDPGTIVFPRGMTGPRDEPFAFSFSGLKTAVARYVESHPDAPTADVAAGFQEAVADVLTAKAVRAAGELGVSTLLIAGGVAANSRLRELAEERCAAAGLTLRVPRPRLCTDNGAMIASFAAHLIAAGAAPSRLDVPSDPGLPVLTGHVA
- a CDS encoding phosphotransferase, whose translation is MPFLSDPELDALLDQLPVLAGQPRQLEELSGGLTNRNIKVTTPRAIYVARCSVNSTGLLGIDRDNEYVNSRAAEQAGVGAPVIDYRPDLGVLLVGFLEGTTLTNADMQRPDVLARVAAGCRALHAGPRFRDRFNMFERQPAYLKVVQERGFRIPTDYLYYTREFQAVRRILGPAEHTTVPCNNDLLAGNFVDDGEKVWLIDYEYSGNNDPCFELGNIWAECGLSTDQLDELVTLYYGRRQRHKTARARLQGIVGKYGWTLWGCIQNGSSTLDFDFWEWAMERYESAVAEFRGPDFPHLLADAQASD
- the tsaB gene encoding tRNA (adenosine(37)-N6)-threonylcarbamoyltransferase complex dimerization subunit type 1 TsaB produces the protein MIRNVLVIDTATPAVTAAVVIRGEGLVVAGERITLDARAHAETLTPNVVAAVADAGMTMSDLDAVVIGCGPGPFTGLRVGMATAAAYGHALNLPVRGVCSLDAVGIETTGEVLVVTDARRREMYWARYRDGQRIDGPDVAAPTDVPVGDAEAVAGSPEHAGLFALPVVGPAYPTATGLVAAVTDWTGEPAPLVPLYLRRPDAKTLAERGVLR
- the rimI gene encoding ribosomal protein S18-alanine N-acetyltransferase — its product is MNVLYGPLAKGDAARCEELENQLFDGDDPWPELAFIRELAAPHNRYVAARVDDKLVGYAGISRLGRAEPFEYEIHTIGVDPAYQGHGIGRQMMIDLLGAVGPESLVYLEVRTDNEPAIALYTSLGFRCVGVRKRYYRVSGADAYTMRRDPA
- a CDS encoding alpha/beta fold hydrolase, whose amino-acid sequence is MAGLSAVGTVAGVSAARALGHRSAAEDLYQREDFGLLNADRGCVVTTPDGIPLVVREVGPTTAPLTVVFAHGFCLQMGSFHFQRAALAARWGDQVRMVFYDQRGHGQSSPAPVETYTVTQLGQDLETILQVMVPRGPIVLVGHSMGGMTVLSHARQFPKQYGSRIVGAALISSASEGLSRSPLGEILQNPALEAVRFAARYAPKFVHRTRGAARSVVRPILRAASYGDDHMSPRVVAFSEEMIHDTPIATLVEFLHALEVHDESAALPVLARIPTLIACGDHDVLTPVVYSEEMADALPDSDLLIVGGAGHLVQLEQPELINDALVELVERATPSRLIALSRRLKDRARG
- a CDS encoding GntR family transcriptional regulator; this encodes MATAGGKVVGMRVLSMDDAVLAQRPDLGGPSEHPAHSRIAVWLEKLIVTGRLTPGDKLPCEVEIAGALGVSRMTLRQALAAIEAKGLIRRSRGRFGGNFVETPRLEFDHTGMPGFTEQLRRLDMSAGARVIRATTRLAPAVVRQALQLTSGAYVHEIIRIRSANNTPVLLEETYLPTARFPRLLSADLTGSVYALMADHFDTPLLSADEHIEATPASESSAGLLGVAVGDPLLLVTRTAYDRNNVPVEFSHDYFRSDRTRIRVRSRVDGGPDAQVETSPAS
- the alr gene encoding alanine racemase, with the translated sequence MNMHTTSLTPSTHTQVSGPGAEALIDLGAIAHNVRTLREHAGSAQVMAVVKADGYGHGAVQAGRTAVAAGAAALGVATIDEAVALRTGGITAPVLAWLHPPGTDFAPALAADVEVAVSSARQVAELLDAVARTGRTADVTVKVDTGLNRNGVSIADYPTVLTELQRAAAADAIRLRGIMSHLANGDAPDDPLNDIQAQRFTDAITEARRRGIEFEVAHLSNSPSAMTRPDLGFDMVRPGIAVYGLSPIPEHGDMGLRPAMTLKCAVTMVKPVKAGAGVSYGHTWIAQRDTTLALLPIGYADGLYRPLGGRIDVLINGRRRPSVGRVCMDQFVVDLGPGAPDVAEGDEAILFGPGTSGEPMAQDWADLLGTIHYEVVTSPRGRVVRTYREADTGGH
- the tsaE gene encoding tRNA (adenosine(37)-N6)-threonylcarbamoyltransferase complex ATPase subunit type 1 TsaE — translated: MDRTQADSGTAELPTVEDTIALGEQLGRQLRAGDVVVLSGPLGAGKTAFTKGIALGMDVEGPVTSPTFVLARVYRARRAGQPELVHVDVYRLLEHIGADLLAELDSLDLDADLDDSVVVVEWGEGLAERLSANHLDITLARGADGEVRTVTWQWNHE
- a CDS encoding HAD family hydrolase, which codes for MPTLAREVISAWARARRPAVIFDFNGTLSDDEPILFRIFGELFDEHLGWAMAQQDYDSQLLGHSDREIVERALQITGHHDRDVDALLAVRKRRYRELVADDNPIQPDTVHLVQLLAEHGVPLAIVTGAQRDDVRAVLESSPVGDLIRIVVAEEDVTRGKPDPEGFLAGAAQLNCAPTDIVVFEDSVPGIRGALAAGMRCIAVGTAPSDELLAAAPALIPRLSADVVEHVLSDL